The window GGTTATGGAAAATAAATTAGCTGAGTTAGTTATTCAACGTGTCCCATCAATTGAGATGGTTCGTTTTGTTAATTCAGGTACGGAAGCAACTATGAGTGCATTGAGATTAGCCCGTGGTTATACAGGTAGAGATAAGATTTTGAAATTAGAAGGTAGTTATCATGGTCATGATGATGCGCTATTAGTTAAAGTTGGTTCAGGAGTGGCTACTTTAGGTCTTCCAGATTCTCCAGGAGTTCCAAAAAGTACTACCAGTAATACTTTAGTAGCTCCATATAACGATCTTAAGGCTGTAACTAAAGTATTCCAAGAATATGCTGGCGAGATTGCAGCAGTAATTGTTGAACCTGTTGCAGGAAATATGGGTGTTATTCCACCAGTGTCGGGATTTCTAGAAGGACTACGAACGTTAACAACAAATGATGGTGCTTTATTAATTTTTGATGAAGTCATGTCAGGTTTTAGAGTAGGTTATCATTCAGCCCAAGGTCATTTTTCAGTTTTACCTGATTTAACTTGTTTAGGAAAAGTAATCGGTGGCGGAGTTCCTGTGGGTGCCTACGGTGGTCGTCGTGAAATCATGGAACAGATGGCTCCTGCAGGAAGTGTGTATCAAGCTGGAACACTATCTGGCAATCCAATTGCTATGGCAGCAGGTTATACAACTTTAATGAATTTGTATGAAACAGATTATGACCATTTTGACTTATTAGGTGATGCTTTGGAAATAGGAATGATGAATTTGAGTCGAAAATATCAAATTCCTCTTACAGTTAATCGAGCAGGTAGTATGATTGGATTGTTTTTTAATAAAGGACCTGTGACAAATTATGCTGAAAGTAAAGCAAGTGATACAGCCTTTTTTGCGAAATATTATAAAGAAATGGCAGATCGTGGCATTTTTCTACCACCTTCTCAATTTGAAGGAATCTTTTTATCGAAGGAACATACCCTTGAAGATATTCAACAAACGTTAGAAGCCATGGATGCTAGCTTTGCGACTTTAATGAATAAATAATAAAGCATTGTAACTAAAAAGGAGTTTATGAAAATGGAATTTAATGATTATCAAAAATTAGCCAATCGAACACTTTATGGAAATGAACAAGTTTTAACCAATTGTGCATTAGGTGTTGCAAGCGAGGCTGGTGAAGTTGTCGATTTAATTAAAAAATATACATTCCACGGTCATGATTTAGATAAAAAGGCATTAACGAAGGAATTAGGAGATGTTCTTTGGTATTTGTCACAAATTGCTGAATGGGCTGATATTCCTTTTGAAAATGTTGCCATTCAAAATATTGAAAAATTAGAGAAACGCTATCCGGATGGGTTCTCAAAAGAAGCTAGTCAAAATCGTCAAGATTAAGGATACTATCAAATAGTTTTTAGAGTGCGTAGGCCATTCTAAAAGCTGTTTTTTATTTGTATGGTAGAGAGACGAATGAATGGGAAAGCTATCGGTCAGTAGAGAAAGAGTTGTATATATAAGGGTGTGAAACAGATCATTTCATCATAAGAAAGTTAAAGGAGAGCAATTTATCAGAAGTTTTTACATATAGACATAATCCAATTTACTAAATAGTATTTATGGTCAAGTATTAATAGCTCTCCATGGGGA is drawn from Carnobacterium gallinarum DSM 4847 and contains these coding sequences:
- a CDS encoding nucleoside triphosphate pyrophosphohydrolase family protein, coding for MEFNDYQKLANRTLYGNEQVLTNCALGVASEAGEVVDLIKKYTFHGHDLDKKALTKELGDVLWYLSQIAEWADIPFENVAIQNIEKLEKRYPDGFSKEASQNRQD
- the hemL gene encoding glutamate-1-semialdehyde 2,1-aminomutase, with the translated sequence MRETKKSEQVFAEALNLMPGGVNSPVRAFKSVDVPPIVMDYGSGSRIFDIDGNSYIDYVLSWGPLILGHAEPHVVAAIQKAASLGTSFGTPTVMENKLAELVIQRVPSIEMVRFVNSGTEATMSALRLARGYTGRDKILKLEGSYHGHDDALLVKVGSGVATLGLPDSPGVPKSTTSNTLVAPYNDLKAVTKVFQEYAGEIAAVIVEPVAGNMGVIPPVSGFLEGLRTLTTNDGALLIFDEVMSGFRVGYHSAQGHFSVLPDLTCLGKVIGGGVPVGAYGGRREIMEQMAPAGSVYQAGTLSGNPIAMAAGYTTLMNLYETDYDHFDLLGDALEIGMMNLSRKYQIPLTVNRAGSMIGLFFNKGPVTNYAESKASDTAFFAKYYKEMADRGIFLPPSQFEGIFLSKEHTLEDIQQTLEAMDASFATLMNK